The following are encoded together in the Nodosilinea sp. PGN35 genome:
- a CDS encoding ion transporter, which translates to MPATPFPAPSVKTRLNKFLHAPPTEFTLIGLILLSVLLVFVEVGSSPRSSGYAPLLHLQAGLTAIFWLELGARCWAASNRRRFLRLYWVDLLAVLPFPAGIPVLRLLRLLRLFRASMLLNHNLGRFAPALALGLGAQIGLLATIGVILLTGAMGLYLVESGQNENLDSLDKTLWWSLFMLVGAEPIGGEPTSPWGRALTLMLMLGGLTLFAVVTGLVSATMVQRLRSAMDFRPMDLDELSSHTVICGWNRNGVHVIEELLLDPDMENHPIVVVAEFTETPEQALEHLNLSNLYFHTADYTRIDVLQGINIVRAARAILLADTSRPRSDQDIDARTVLAALTIEKLNPAVYTCAQLLDRQNDVQLKVAGVDDVIVSSEITSHMIATSARAQGSVEVLAELLTVQVGNQIYKVPVPSSWVDLPFWQAVDHMKQRQDALPIAVEVSQPQRRTLVNPPASYRLAPGDQLVVIARRMPGIVD; encoded by the coding sequence ATGCCCGCTACTCCTTTTCCCGCACCGTCGGTCAAAACTCGGCTCAACAAGTTTCTCCACGCCCCCCCCACCGAATTTACGCTGATCGGGCTAATTTTACTGTCGGTGCTGCTGGTATTTGTGGAGGTGGGCTCTAGTCCCCGTAGCTCGGGTTACGCCCCCTTACTGCACCTTCAGGCCGGGCTGACCGCTATTTTTTGGTTAGAGCTAGGGGCACGCTGCTGGGCGGCCAGCAACCGGAGGCGCTTTTTGCGTCTGTATTGGGTTGATCTGCTGGCCGTCTTACCGTTTCCCGCCGGAATTCCGGTGCTGCGGCTGCTGCGGCTGCTGCGCTTGTTTCGGGCCAGTATGCTCCTGAATCACAATCTGGGTCGGTTTGCCCCGGCGTTGGCCCTGGGTTTGGGGGCGCAAATTGGCCTGCTGGCCACGATTGGCGTCATTTTACTCACGGGGGCTATGGGGCTCTACCTGGTGGAGAGCGGCCAGAATGAGAACCTCGACTCCCTGGATAAAACCCTCTGGTGGAGCCTGTTCATGCTGGTGGGGGCAGAGCCCATCGGCGGTGAACCCACCAGCCCCTGGGGCAGAGCCCTGACGCTGATGCTGATGCTGGGAGGGCTGACTCTGTTTGCGGTGGTCACCGGCCTGGTATCGGCTACGATGGTACAGCGGCTGCGTTCGGCAATGGATTTTCGCCCCATGGATCTCGATGAGCTATCCAGTCATACGGTGATTTGCGGCTGGAATCGCAACGGTGTCCACGTCATCGAAGAATTGCTGCTCGACCCAGACATGGAAAACCACCCCATTGTGGTGGTGGCGGAGTTTACCGAAACCCCTGAGCAGGCTTTAGAGCATCTCAACCTGTCGAATCTCTACTTTCATACCGCCGACTACACCCGCATTGACGTGCTCCAGGGCATCAACATTGTCAGGGCGGCCCGGGCAATTCTGCTGGCCGACACCTCGCGCCCCCGCAGCGATCAAGATATTGACGCCCGCACCGTGCTGGCGGCCCTCACCATTGAAAAGCTCAACCCGGCGGTCTACACCTGCGCCCAACTGCTCGATCGCCAAAACGATGTGCAGCTCAAGGTTGCTGGGGTAGATGACGTAATTGTCTCCAGCGAGATCACCAGCCACATGATTGCCACCTCGGCCCGCGCCCAGGGGTCGGTGGAGGTTTTAGCAGAACTGCTCACGGTGCAGGTGGGCAACCAGATCTACAAGGTGCCGGTGCCCTCCAGCTGGGTTGATTTACCTTTTTGGCAGGCGGTAGACCATATGAAGCAGCGTCAGGATGCCCTGCCCATTGCCGTGGAGGTGAGCCAGCCCCAGCGCCGCACCCTGGTTAACCCCCCGGCCAGCTATCGACTGGCCCCGGGCGATCAGCTGGTGGTGATTGCCCGCAGGATGCCGGGAATTGTTGACTGA
- a CDS encoding DUF2721 domain-containing protein gives MELTTPALLFPAISLLLLAYTNRFLVLAQLIRQLHSSERDYFQSMVQRQISNLRQRIALIRLMQALGVSSFIVCTLSMLGLFLEQQQLAEMLFGLSLLLLVASLLTSLYEIAISTRAIEAELADIDAKCRHPRV, from the coding sequence ATGGAACTGACTACTCCCGCCCTGCTGTTTCCCGCGATTTCGCTGCTGCTGCTGGCCTATACCAACCGCTTTTTGGTGCTGGCTCAGCTCATTCGTCAGCTCCACAGCTCTGAGCGCGACTATTTTCAAAGTATGGTGCAGCGCCAGATCTCTAATCTGCGCCAGCGCATTGCCCTGATTCGCCTGATGCAGGCCCTGGGGGTGTCAAGCTTTATTGTCTGCACGCTGTCGATGCTGGGCCTGTTTCTTGAGCAGCAGCAGCTGGCGGAGATGCTGTTTGGGCTCAGTCTGCTGCTGCTGGTGGCCTCGCTGCTGACGTCGCTGTACGAGATCGCCATCAGCACCCGGGCGATCGAGGCGGAGTTGGCCGACATCGATGCCAAATGCCGCCATCCCAGGGTTTAG
- a CDS encoding phosphoribulokinase, which translates to MISKPGKVVLIGVAGDSGCGKSTFLRRLSDLFGAELMTVICLDDYHSLDRKQRKVAGVTALDPKANNFDLMYEQIKALKEGQSIQKPIYNHETGELDPPERVDPNRIIVIEGLHPLYDERVRELLDFSVYLDISDDVKIAWKIQRDMAERGHTYEDVLASINARRPDFEAYIDIQKQYADVVIQILPTQLIPNDEEKKVLRVRLMQREGIEGFDPVYLFDEGSTIDWIPCGRKLTCSYPGIRMHYGPDSYYGHEVSVLEVDGQFDRLEELIYIESHLSNTSTKYYGEMTELLLKHREYPGSTNGSGLFQVLVGLKMRATYERLMATDRQVATTA; encoded by the coding sequence ATGATCAGCAAGCCAGGTAAGGTAGTTTTAATCGGTGTCGCTGGCGACTCTGGATGCGGCAAATCGACATTTCTACGGCGACTGAGCGATCTGTTCGGCGCTGAGCTTATGACCGTCATCTGTCTAGATGACTACCACAGCCTTGACCGCAAGCAGCGCAAGGTGGCTGGTGTCACCGCCCTCGACCCCAAGGCCAACAATTTCGATCTGATGTATGAGCAGATCAAGGCTCTGAAAGAAGGCCAAAGCATTCAAAAGCCCATCTACAACCACGAGACCGGCGAACTCGATCCCCCCGAGCGGGTTGACCCTAACCGCATCATTGTGATCGAAGGTCTGCACCCCCTCTACGACGAGCGCGTGCGCGAGCTGCTTGACTTTAGCGTCTACCTCGACATCAGCGATGACGTCAAAATTGCCTGGAAAATTCAGCGCGATATGGCCGAGCGCGGCCACACCTACGAGGACGTGCTGGCCTCCATCAACGCTCGCCGTCCCGACTTTGAAGCCTACATCGACATCCAAAAGCAGTACGCCGATGTGGTGATTCAAATTCTGCCCACGCAGCTCATTCCCAACGACGAGGAGAAGAAAGTGCTGCGGGTGCGCCTGATGCAGCGGGAAGGCATCGAGGGCTTCGACCCCGTCTACCTGTTTGACGAGGGTTCGACCATCGACTGGATTCCCTGCGGGCGCAAACTCACCTGCTCCTACCCCGGCATTCGCATGCACTACGGCCCCGACTCCTACTACGGCCACGAAGTGTCGGTCTTAGAGGTTGATGGGCAGTTTGACCGGCTCGAAGAGCTGATCTATATCGAGAGCCACCTCAGCAACACCTCTACCAAGTACTACGGCGAAATGACTGAGCTGCTGCTCAAGCACCGCGAGTACCCCGGTTCGACCAACGGCAGCGGCCTCTTCCAGGTGCTGGTGGGTCTCAAGATGCGCGCTACCTACGAGCGCCTGATGGCGACCGATCGCCAGGTAGCTACCACCGCCTAG
- the petH gene encoding ferredoxin--NADP reductase has product MYNPSVSGGNASTEAGSRLFLYEVQGLRQTAETDTMNSPIRKSGSVFVTVPYTRMNQEMQRITRMGGKIVSIRPLDEVGSVSNVEPTPITAPVVASAEAVAPAETAPTQTQKNPMTQAAQKPAASVPVNLYKPNSPYVGKVLSNEPLVREGGSGIVQHITFDLSQGNLHYVEGQSIGIIPDGTDDKGKPHKLRLYSIASTRHGDHLDDKTVSLCVRQLEYKHPESGETVYGTCSTFLCGIEPGADVKITGPVGKEMLLPDDPDATVIMLATGTGIAPFRAYLWRMFKDAEREKNPDYQFKGLAWLIFGVPYTPNILYKEELEQMQEKYPDNFRLTYAISREQQNAEGGRMYIQHRVAEHADELWELMQKPNTHTYMCGLKGMEDGIDEGMTVAATKHGVDWVEFRKQMKKEHRWHVETY; this is encoded by the coding sequence ATGTACAATCCAAGTGTGAGCGGCGGTAACGCCAGTACTGAGGCCGGAAGCCGCTTGTTTCTATACGAAGTACAAGGGCTGCGCCAAACCGCAGAAACCGACACCATGAACAGCCCCATTCGCAAGAGTGGCAGCGTGTTCGTTACGGTGCCCTACACCCGTATGAATCAGGAGATGCAGCGGATCACCCGCATGGGCGGCAAGATTGTCAGCATTCGTCCCCTTGACGAGGTGGGCAGTGTCAGCAATGTGGAGCCTACCCCAATTACTGCGCCTGTGGTTGCGTCTGCCGAAGCTGTTGCCCCAGCCGAGACCGCGCCCACCCAAACCCAGAAAAATCCCATGACTCAAGCCGCACAAAAGCCCGCTGCTAGCGTGCCTGTCAACCTCTACAAGCCCAACAGCCCCTACGTCGGCAAGGTTTTGTCGAATGAGCCCTTGGTTCGAGAGGGCGGTTCAGGGATCGTGCAGCATATTACCTTCGACCTTTCCCAGGGCAATCTACACTACGTAGAAGGCCAGAGTATTGGCATCATTCCCGACGGCACTGACGACAAGGGCAAGCCCCACAAGCTGCGCCTCTACTCCATTGCCTCGACCCGCCACGGCGACCACCTAGACGACAAGACCGTGTCGCTCTGTGTGCGCCAGCTGGAGTACAAGCACCCCGAGAGTGGTGAGACTGTCTACGGCACTTGCTCTACATTTCTCTGCGGTATCGAACCTGGGGCCGACGTCAAGATCACCGGGCCGGTGGGCAAAGAAATGCTGCTGCCCGATGACCCCGACGCCACGGTGATCATGCTGGCCACGGGTACCGGCATTGCTCCCTTCCGTGCCTACCTGTGGCGCATGTTTAAGGATGCCGAGCGCGAGAAAAACCCTGACTACCAGTTCAAGGGGTTGGCCTGGCTGATCTTTGGCGTGCCCTACACCCCCAACATCCTCTACAAAGAGGAGCTGGAACAGATGCAGGAGAAATATCCCGACAACTTCCGGCTCACCTACGCCATTAGCCGCGAGCAGCAAAATGCCGAGGGTGGCCGCATGTACATTCAGCACCGGGTGGCGGAACACGCCGACGAGCTGTGGGAGCTGATGCAAAAGCCCAACACCCACACCTACATGTGCGGTCTGAAGGGCATGGAGGACGGCATCGACGAGGGTATGACCGTGGCGGCGACTAAGCACGGCGTTGACTGGGTCGAGTTCCGCAAGCAAATGAAGAAAGAGCACCGCTGGCACGTGGAAACCTACTAG